In Spirochaetota bacterium, the genomic window CCGTTGTATTCGCCGATATCCTCGGCGCGTATGTCCGTTTTATCGAGGATCTCGCTCTTCCATTGATGGCACGCGGTTATCCCCGTCGTGATAATGAGCGTTTCCGATTTGACCGCAGCCATCGCCGCCATGCCCACGATGGTCTTTCCCGCACCGCAGGGGAGCACGATGACACCCGCACCGCCATGCGCACCGCCGCCGGCATGATAGAGCTCCACACTTTCACGCTGATACTCACGGAGCGCGAACGGCAGCCCCGCGAGCGTCGTCTCGCAGAGCGCTATCGGATAGGGTTTTCCCTCGACATACCCCGCAAGGTCCTCGACGGGATACCCCGCGTAGATGAGCTCAAGCTTCACATTCCCGCGATACGACCCGTCGATGGAAAGCCGTTTGTCATCGATGCGGTCGCGGATATATTTCTGCATCGACTTGAAGCCCATGATCTCATCGAGAATGAGCTTATCCTGTGCAGTGAGCACGAGCGCATCGCCCTCGCGCACGAGCTTCACCTTGCCGTAGCGTTCGATGTTCGTGCGTATCTGGAACGTGATGTTCTGCGGAAGCTTATACTTCGAATTCGATCTGAGGAAATCGAGTATCCATTCCGCGGTGACGCCGAAGCTCGCCGCGTTCCAGAGCGAGATGTTCGTGATACGGTACGTATACATATGCTCGGGACTCTTCATGAGCTCCGCGAATTTCAGGAGCTCGTCGCGTATGCGCACGAAATGCGGCGAATCGACCTCGAGCAGGAGCGATCCGTCGGTCTGTATGATGAGCGGTTTTTCTTTTCCCATATGTTCGATTTCTATACATTCCTTTTCGGCGTACGTTACGACGTCCATTTTAAAATGCGCATCGATGCTACATCGCAGTTGATTTTTTGTCAATCGTGCATTACACTTGTGCAGAAGGCAAGGAGCACTTGATGGAACAGATCAAACGGTTCGTTCTCATGCTCGCGCTCACCTCACTTGCGCCGCTGTTCGCCGAACTTGCGCCGATAATCAAGAAGCACCCCATCGATCTGAAGAAACTCGGCGGCGAACTGAACGAGCTCTGGAAGGTCGGCTATTTCCCTGCGGGCATCGAGGTCATCGAGAAAGGTGCCGAGCGCGGCATTTATCTCGTCTATCGGGAAGATAAGAATTTCGAGATCGACGACTGGAAGATAATCCCCTATCCCATCGACACCGACCTCGATACGCCGCTCGAAAGCGAAAAAATGAAGGAATGGGTGGCAATTGACATCGGATACACCGCCTCTCAGGTGTATATCCTGTACCTGAAGATAAAGCCCGCCTATGATGCCTTTTACCAGAGAACGGTGCAGGACACGGGCGAGATGACGCGCGCGATCGAAGGGTATCACAGATCACATCATCGCTGCTACGGCGTATCGTTCAAAGGCAGCGAAGTGACCGTTCTCATGCTCCGGCTCATCGGCATGACCTATGGCCTGTATGAGTACGAGGAATTCGATAATATTCTCGCCGCCGGCACGGCCATCGTACAGCGGACAAAGGACGGGTGGGATATCTGGGGGTTCGCTTTCACCCCGGACCAGAAAGTCGGCTTCTTTATGCTGCGTTAGCGATCGACAGTATCCCCGGAGTTATCAATGAACGCTTCATTCCACTTCAATTGGCTGCCGTATCTTGTTTCTGTTGCCGCGTATTTCCTGCTCGGATTCCTCTGGTACAGCTTTCTCTTCGGTGAACTCTGGGCAAAGGAGACCGGAACCGAAATGGGCCGGTCCAACGTTACGCCGGCGCTCCCCCTCCTCGGTCACGTGGTGGCATCTGCACTGTACGTGCTCGGCTTGTACCTCGTCGTGAAGCTTTTCGGATGCGTATCGATACAGGACGCCATCCTTGTCGCCGCGGGAATAACCGCGTTCTCCGTACTGCCGCTCAATGCAGGCACCGTGCTCTTCAAGACAAAACCCGCGCTCTTCGGCATCGACGCCGGGTATCAGGCCCTCGGCACGTTGATCGTCACCGTGATACTGACGCTCTGGAAATGATACGGTTCATCGTCTGCAATCGAAAGAACACGGCGCCGGCACTGTCACAAGCGGATATGCACGTCCATGATTTCTGGCAGATCGACTGGATCCATGAAGGCAGAGCAGAGCTCGAATGTAAAAGCGTAGAGGAGATCCGCTCCGGCTCGATCGCTGTTGTCGCTCCGGGCCTCAGGCA contains:
- a CDS encoding DUF1761 domain-containing protein produces the protein MNASFHFNWLPYLVSVAAYFLLGFLWYSFLFGELWAKETGTEMGRSNVTPALPLLGHVVASALYVLGLYLVVKLFGCVSIQDAILVAAGITAFSVLPLNAGTVLFKTKPALFGIDAGYQALGTLIVTVILTLWK